From one Bifidobacterium sp. WK012_4_13 genomic stretch:
- a CDS encoding ABC transporter permease produces the protein MSDSTATNTAATVQAAQDNLNTPPVQGDETSGNVKHIGYLGLIVRRFMRQKSAIVGVVILLLLIVLALFGSHLSKWSFDDPDFTALSAGPSASHWLGTDPGGSDLFALLVHGLGKSLMIGIITSVATTFIAAIIGTAISFFQGWFERVGMWVLDMLLVIPTFLLIAIIVRAANATAGWIWLIVGLTMFGWVGYARILRTLTLSLRERDYVKAARFMGVSSFKIILRHLIPNLGSVLIINTVLGVVGAVNSETALSYLGLGIKAPDVSLGSILQTGASTTMTAPWLLIFPSIALILLTFSMQLIGDGLRDAMDPNSRASGEA, from the coding sequence ATGAGTGATTCCACAGCAACGAATACCGCCGCAACCGTGCAGGCTGCACAGGATAATCTGAACACGCCACCGGTCCAGGGTGACGAGACTTCTGGAAATGTGAAGCATATCGGCTATCTGGGACTGATCGTCAGGCGCTTCATGCGTCAGAAGAGCGCCATCGTGGGCGTCGTCATACTGCTGCTCCTGATTGTGCTGGCGCTGTTCGGTTCGCATCTGAGCAAATGGTCCTTCGACGATCCGGATTTCACCGCGCTTTCCGCAGGTCCGAGCGCATCCCACTGGCTGGGTACCGATCCTGGCGGTTCGGATCTGTTCGCGCTGCTGGTTCATGGGCTGGGCAAGTCACTGATGATAGGCATCATCACCTCGGTCGCCACGACCTTCATCGCTGCAATCATCGGCACAGCGATCTCGTTCTTCCAAGGCTGGTTCGAGCGTGTGGGCATGTGGGTGCTTGACATGCTGCTTGTCATCCCAACCTTCCTGCTGATAGCCATCATCGTTCGCGCCGCGAACGCCACGGCGGGCTGGATCTGGCTTATCGTCGGCCTGACCATGTTCGGCTGGGTCGGCTACGCACGAATCCTGAGAACCCTGACGCTGTCACTGCGCGAGCGTGACTATGTCAAGGCAGCACGTTTCATGGGGGTCTCATCGTTCAAGATCATCCTGCGGCATCTGATTCCCAATCTGGGATCGGTGCTCATCATCAACACCGTTCTCGGAGTCGTCGGCGCCGTGAACTCCGAAACCGCACTGTCATATCTTGGTCTCGGAATCAAGGCCCCTGATGTCTCGCTGGGTTCGATTCTGCAGACGGGCGCAAGCACGACGATGACGGCTCCCTGGCTGCTGATATTCCCCTCCATCGCACTGATCCTGCTGACATTCAGCATGCAGCTCATCGGCGATGGCCTGAGGGATGCCATGGATCCCAACTCTCGGGCGAGTGGCGAGGCCTAG